The nucleotide window GATGAAATGAGTTCAGAGGGTGGCAAAAATTCAGCAAATATTCAAAAGAACAAGTTGGAAGCCAaagtttgattcaattaaagaaaaaacataaCTGCAAAATGCTCACTCCCATCCTAATGCACAAATTTATGAAACATAAAGAAAGTTTCTACTGTTTCattacaattttttcttttatcccCCCTTCAAGATTAGCAACCTGAAAAGCTACCAACAGATCAAATCTGATGATATGAGGTCACTTAAAGGGATCCCGCCCCGCTCTGACACTTTACAAATACTACACCAAGGTGCATTAAATTTTCTCTAATCAGAATTAATTGGAAATAATTAGTCCAAGTAGAGAAGCCACCATTGGTGTTTGATTACCATTTTTATTCAAAGCCGGAATGTGCTGTAGCCTCCTCCTAGACCGGAAGATCCATAAGGTTGTTGTGAAGGTATTGAATTTCCATACGCATCATAAGGTAGCGAGGATACTGAAGAGGAAGGGTAAGATATAGAATCTAACTGAGAGTAGGATGACCTCAATCCGGTATCCATCCTGCCATAGCTGCTTGGAATTTGATCCTTGTTGCTGGTTGCTATAACttcctgaaaatatagaagAAAAGAATAGTGTGTTTAAACTCGAATCTTTTCTTACTAAAGATATTACTCAAATAAATTTGTTGTTTCAAACTTGTCAAAGACTTAACTCAGATACTGATATTTGATAGAAAAATATAAATTCAGTGAACCACATATTTATAAACCCAACTGATAGTAGTGATATAAGTGCTTTCACAAGCAATTATATgaaattaataatatttcatccaaaaaaaaggaacaacaaATGAAACCACATATTCCTTTGGCAAGCATACCTGAATCAGTTGTTGAGCCGCCTGAACCTGTGATGAGGTGCCTTTTATTTCCACTGTAATTTCATCAGGTAGTCCCCTGCTCTCTTGTACAGTTAACAAGGCTCCACTACTACGACGAATAAATTCAATACTCCTCCCTTCAACTCCAATAATGTCCTCAGCATACGACAGAGGAATTTGCATTGTTTGCGTAATCTGATTATAGAATGCAGCAGAGAAAATACTGTTAACATAGAACAGAAAAATACCCCAATGATGTCCTCGGCATAAGACAAAGAGGATTTGCATTGTTTGGGTAATCTCCCTATAGAATGCAGCAGAGAATATATTGTTATCAAGAATTCATACATAGAACAACAAAATACAAGACTGAAGCAGAATCAATCTCAAGATTACAGGTTTCTTATTTCTTGTGTAGCCCTATTCACACTAATAGTTGTTTCATGAACAACAACAGAAATTCAGAGTATATATAGAGAAACTGGCATATGCAACACAGCCTGACACATTCTGGCACTATAGGTTTCCAATTGACAACAATGTTTCACAATATGCCCTACATCAAGACATTTGTTCTCAAATACACCGAGTCCTTTTGTAAAACATACAACTTCATAGTGAGTGCATGACCTCAGATTTAGAGCTTAAAACATGACACATATATTACTAATGATACCATGTAAATCAGGTTTAGGACTAGAAAAGCCAAAGGTAAGAGAATAAAGTCGACCGTGGTTGTGTGTTATAGTGCAAGTCAAGACATAAATGAGCTTTGTTACTGCAACGTAAGAAGTATAAGCTAAAAGGATGAAACAGTAAGAAAGACGAACCTGAGTAACAATAGGAGCACCAGGACGGCCAAGTCCTGAAGAACGTATTGAAGAAAGAGAAGCCTCTTGTCCATAAATGGAAAGTCCAGAGGATGGGAGTTGTGATTCCAATTGCGTCTCACGGCTGAGAAACAAAGATTCCCGCGTAGCTGTGAGAGGATAATTAGTGctacctccagtttgagttgcAGTATGAAGCAACGACTTGTCAGCCCAAGGATCTGGTTGGCGTTCTTGAGAAACTGGAGCAGTGTACTGAAGATGCACCCATAGTCAATAAACAACAATGCGAAGAAATTAAATCACAGAAAACATCAGCAGAATTTAAGCTTACAGTTTTCTCAAAAAGAGGAAGAACACTATGATCGACCAAAAACTTCCTCAGGTGAGACACTACTGCTTCTAGAGCTTTGAGCACCTTTAAGGTTTCTCCCTGCATTTCAATAATCCTCTCATCAGCAGCAGCATAGAATGGAACCTCTTCTGCCAGAACAAATATTAGGTATCAGATGCCTTGTTTAGAGAAGTAAGAATATCATTCATTCGAAGAGGCAAATGAACTTGAGAACAAACGACAACTAGGGATAACAGGTATAGAAAGTACTGGAATCTAGATCA belongs to Rosa chinensis cultivar Old Blush chromosome 4, RchiOBHm-V2, whole genome shotgun sequence and includes:
- the LOC112197437 gene encoding RNA-binding KH domain-containing protein PEPPER, which produces MATAQPSENGSAKAPEPDPRPEPVTEAATTAAPHSDPSTTTIDNNQNRNPDSESAPSEAPAMTSSSDAVSAADKRWPGWPGDCVFRLIVPVLKVGSIIGRKGELIKKMCEETRARIRVLDGAAGTTDRIVLISGREEPEAPLSPAMDAVIRVFKRVAGLSESAGEAELSGAAGVAFCSIRLLVASTQAINLIGKQGSLIKSIQESTAASVRVLSGEEVPFYAAADERIIEMQGETLKVLKALEAVVSHLRKFLVDHSVLPLFEKTYTAPVSQERQPDPWADKSLLHTATQTGGSTNYPLTATRESLFLSRETQLESQLPSSGLSIYGQEASLSSIRSSGLGRPGAPIVTQITQTMQIPLSYAEDIIGVEGRSIEFIRRSSGALLTVQESRGLPDEITVEIKGTSSQVQAAQQLIQEVIATSNKDQIPSSYGRMDTGLRSSYSQLDSISYPSSSVSSLPYDAYGNSIPSQQPYGSSGLGGGYSTFRL